GGGCGGCCTATAAGACCCCCCGGTGCCCCTCCATGCAAGGGGGCGGTCGATCAATCTTTAGGCACACACACAGAGGAGCAGCGCACGAACTGGCCGGTCTTCCTTCCTCCCCAGAACAGCTCTAGGAGAAAGTTTGTATCCACCTCGTATAAACCACACTTGGCAGGACTAGGGGTactatctctccggagagccccgaacctgggtacgTCTCGTGTTCCTCGCGTGCTCGTGCCAACCTCGTCTCTCGAGCCCACCGGTGCCCTCGTGCATGttcctctctttagccatcccatGGCATCTGCCGTGAGCTCACCAAGACAACAGCCGAACCTCTCAAACCCGCCTCATACACCTGGGCAAGCTGCCCGGTCACTGACCGGTCACGTTTTTTCGACACAGACGGACGCCTCAAACGGGCCTCAAACGCTCGGGCTGACCGGCAACCCCTATATCTATCCCAAATATGGGGCGGATACGGGGACGCCCTGGGCACGCCCGCCACGTGGACCCGACCCAAGCTGGCCCACCCGACCCCACTTATATTCGCCCCCACCTCCTCACCGGAGCAAACCCTAGCCACTTCACTCCACTCCCCATCACTCCCCTCTGCCACCCAAGCTCACCTCTGGCGGTTTTCGGCCTTCTCCGCCATGGCAGGCAGCGGATCAAACTCCGGCCAGTCTGGATATGTCGATTAGGATGTCACCCCGTGTGGGTTGAAGGAGGCAATGGCAGTCTGCATTGCACTCCGCCGCTCCCGGGAGGACATCGCCCGGCCGACGGACGGACCCGTCCGCCACGACGCCATAGCGTCGTCTCAACGGGCGCTCAGGGTCCTCTGGTGCTAGATCCTCGCGGTCCCGGCTAGAACACCTGTCCTTCCTCATCACCGGTCGGGCAGAGTATGAGTCCCACCGAAAACGGACGGCCCGCCGTGGGAAGGAGAAGATAAGGGCCGTCGAGGCCCGTATCACGACGAAAATGGTGACGACGGAGGCGGCTGttgcggcggcgcgggcggccgCGAGGAAGCCATCCGTGCCACATTGTGAAGAAACGACAGCGGAGGAACACGCGTGCCCTCGCCCGAGAGCAGAAATCGAGCGGTCCGTGTCATGGCCGGATTGCCAccgaaggaggagaaggaggacaACAACGGCGAGGAGAGCTCTGACAATGAGCATATCCAGCTCGACCGGTACTTCCgcgagaaggacggcaagggcGCCGGGAAGGACAAGGGCAGCCGTGGATGAACTCCACCATAGCcaaacatgccaaattttggTAGTCCGATGCCATGTTTAGTGTAGTGTGATGGAGTAGCTGAACGATGCATGTGCGTCGACGTAGTTGCATGAGTTTGTACGGATTTAAGATATGGTAATTGAGGTGTCAGGATGTGGATTACATTTTTTAAGAAATGCCCGGTTAATGCCCGCGGACGTTTGAGGGGCCGGATATGTCAAGTCTGGCTGTAGGCTTCGGCTAAGTGTCCGTTAGAGAAGTTCTCTTTGAGGATCGGTTAGATGCTTTTACTCTGTATCTGGTTGTATTCAATCTATTTTCGCTCAATTATAGAAGTGACATATAATTTAGAAAAACTGACGCATTAGTACCATTTATAATAATGAAATATACATGGGTTTGGTCTATTTTGTTTAGTTTTCATTCCATGCCGACAATTCCAGCTTTCATTTTCCGGAGCAAACAAGAGGGACTTTTGCAAGCGGAGAGAACGTGTTTCAGGGACTGCATCCCCCGTGTGTCATCACTTCTACCTCGAGAACAAGCTGAGACGTGGCATCCCGGACGCGTCCAGTAGCTGCACACGTCCGGCCTCTCTTTATGGGCTAGTCACCAGTCACCGGCTCCCGCCGGCCAGCCCACTCATGCCTGCACACGTAGCGCCTCCGACGATCCTATCCCCTCGCCGCAAACGGCTTATAAATGGCGCCTCGTGCTGCACCTGCTTCCACAACCACGAGCTGCAGACTAACTGAGGAAGTGAGGAAGACAACATACCAGATTTCTGAGATAATCAAGATCAACACCTGTGCAAGATGGAGCACGGCCAGGCGACTAACCGCATCGACGAGTACGGCAACCCGGTGGCCGGGCATGGCGTCGGCACCGGCCTGGGGGCGCACGGCGGCGTGGGCACCGGCGCGGCCGCTGGTGGGCATTTCCAGCCCACGAGAGAGGAGCACAAGGCCGGAGGGATCCTGCAGCGGTCCGGCAGCTCTAGTAGCTCCAGCTCGGTGCGTATACGTATACTTCTTGCTTCTTGCTAGCACTAGTTGTAATTTGCATTTCTCCCGTTTACATTTAAATTAAACGAATCAATGGCTGAATTTTCTCGTTGGTCGTGATAGTCTGAGGATGATGGCATgggcgggaggaggaagaagggcatcAAGGATAAGATAAAGGAGAAGCTTCCGGGTGGCCACGGCGACCAGCAGCAGACCGCTGGCACCTACGGGCAGCAGGGTCACACGGGAATGACCGGCACCGGGGCGCATGGTACAGCAGCCACTGGCGGCACCCACGGGCAGCAGGGACACACCGGAGTGACCGGCACGGGGGGACCGGCACGGGGACGCACGCCACCGACGGCACTGGCGAAAAGAAGGGCATCATGGACAAGATCAAGGAGAAGCTGCCCGGACAGCACTGAGCCCGGCCCGCGGCCGCTGCTTGTGAAAGTTTGAGGTGCCGGTCTGGCGACCGTACCTTTGCAGAATAATAAAGTGAGCTAGCTCACTCGTAATATCTGAGTTCTGAGTTTGGTGGACTTGAATTTGGGTTGCTTGTATGTACCCGGGACGTTTTGTACTCTGTACTTCGATGTGTGAATTTTCTTTTGGTTGTACCGTGTGTGTATGTATGTATGGGAATATATATCATGGTATAATACAATATATTTTGCCCTTTTACATGAGCtttctgtgttattgcattttcctaaattttgtCAGACATATTGTACATTGCATTGGAAAATGTTTTAAGAAAGTTTGGAGCATTCTAGgcaatttttgaaaattttggaagtATCGAAAAATAAGGCACACCAGAACTACACATACAAATCTTGAATTTACCAACTCAGAGGATGTCGCATGCGCTGTGGATCGTTAATGAACGGCACTGTCGGAGATCAAGAAAACAGAGTACATAGCGACCAAAGAAAAATCCCCACCGCCGAAAGTTTTCTTCTATGCTCGAGCTCACATGCACAACGATGAATAgtaaaatataaataaataaattttaAAAATTCTGAGATTTTTTATACACACTGATAAATGTTTTACCTACATGCAAAATTTCATAATGGAATGATATTTTTGGAGCTCGGGGCAATAAAAACAAAATCAATGCTCCAAAACTAGTCTTTTGGAGCATTTGATATATTTTTGCCCGGGCCTCCATAAAAGTGATTTTAGACTAGCTACAATGGAGAGTAACATACattagtaacatacacatatccttagactatgttactaccttcatagtgggtagtaacataagtgtgGTAACATGCAGAGCTTCATTTATTatgttatagactcatattgcattgggacatgtgatgttacagtaactagctaagttactagTACTACCTCTttcctcattaactcattgccacataagcaaatttgctgagttggactcgatgttactactgaagttactcccactatggatAGTCTTATCACAAAAGTTTGCATGCATGAAAAACAGTTATCAGTGTCTATTAAAAAAGGACAGAATTGTTTGATTTTTTACTGTTCATACGGATGCATACAAGCTCGGGATTAGAAGCTTCATGTCCACCCACCACTTAATTCATTCATACATAAAGTTGTTTTCTTGAATACACACAAATGTGCGTACTTTATATTAAAGGAGAGAAAAGGGTAAAGAGCCCTTCATAATGAGTTTACATAGTTCTTACATACACTCAACTTCACGCCCATTCCATGTTTAAGTAAATCTATCGCTAACTCCTTGCGTCACTACCAACCGTTAAAGCTTACTAGGAAACTACCCATGTATTCTTTGATAATGTCCGTCGTCTTCCATGATCAACACACAACCTCTTTTCTATGAATTATGCTTTTCAAAGATGGTGTGGCACCGTCGAATACGGTCGCATTGCGATGCTTCCATTCAGGAACAACAAACGGTCCAGTAATTTCTAAATTAAGAGTGTGCATCCCCATAATTTCATCCACTATGCAACTCAACAAAAAGCTCGTCTGGCTGCACCTCCACCATGCAACGTGCGCCACTGTCCACCCTATGCCTCAGAAGCGGCAGTGCTCCAACGCCCCTTCAGATACCCTAGCGGTGCCATGATCTCCTTTCTCCAAACCTGATGAACTCTTGCTAATTTGTCGATGTCACAAAAGCCTGCAGAACAAAGATGACTAACTTATACGAGCAAAGTCGCCCCGAATGGGCCATCCAATGGACCGACCCAATAGACCGCCCTATCGATGTCTGGGTTGCGCAAGACAGGTCCAAGGCCAGACCAGGCCGACCCATTTCCATATTTACTGAACAGGGGTATGATTTTCAATCCATGCATATTTTCGTGGACAGGCAATGAACATCCATGAGGCGTAAATATGAATTTGATATTACTCGACCATGTATACCTAACCCATTACCACTCCAATGAAAAACACTAGCTGCGAAAAAAATAATCAATCTCCTCACCCCTCTGTTGCAGCCATCGCTCTAGTGTCGTGAGGCGGAGGGGGATCCATTCCTTTCTTGGTGGTGCTTGGTGTGGTATTGCTGAGGAGCCCGAGAGATGTTATCCCTGTTGTTCGTCATGGACAACGAGTGGGTTATGTGTGCCTAAATCGATGGGGCTCCATGTGCATTGGTGACTTCAACAACCTCTTACTTCCAGCTTTTGCGATGACGATGGCAGGGTGACacagcacccccccccccccccccccccccccccccgccgatATGCTTAGTGTAGTTGCCAATCTCTGTCGTACGTGGCGGTCTGCTATTGCGACGACTCAATGAGATTTGTTCCTCTATAGGTCATTACTAGTATTACAGTGGTTCAATTTCTCAATATTGTTCGTTGTCGTTGTGACTATGGTGATGCAACAACGACAAATTCAGCCACGGCTTTGGCAAGAATTTTGAGGCATGTAGTCACAGTCCATGTCGTTACCCAATATCTAGCTGCTCCGATCTTGTATAGATTGATCCAATGTAAATTTAATTTAATTTCTGAAAAAACTGACGCGTTAGTACCATCCTTTAATAATGAAAATATGTTTGGcctattttctttcttttttattcCATGCCGACACTTCCAGCTTTTATTTTCGGAGGCAAACATGGCAGACTTTTGCTAGAGGAAAGAACGTGTTTCAGGGACTGTATCCCCCGTGTGTTGTCGCTTCTACCTCGAGAACAAGCTGAGACGTGGCAACCCGGACGCGTCCAGTAGCTGCACACGCCTGCACTTCTCCACACGTCTGGCTTCTCTTTATGGGCGAGTCACTAATCACCGGCTCCCGCCGACCAGCCCACTCATGCCCGCACACGTAGCGCCCCCGACTATCCTATCCCATCGTTAAAGTCGCTTATAAATTGCGCCTGGTGCTGCACCTGCTTCCACAACCACAAGTTGCAGCCAAGTGATCAAGACAACACACCATATTTCTGAGATAATCAAGATCAGCACCTGTGCAAGATGGAGTACCAGGGACATCAGCAGCACGGTCAGGCGACTAACCGCGTCGACGAGTACGGTAACCCGGTTGCCGGACATGGCGTCGGCACCGGCGCGGCCGCTGGTGGGCATTTCCAGCCCTCGAGGGAGGAGCACAAGGCCGGCGGGATCCTGCAGCGCTCCGGCAGCTCTAGTAGCTCCAGCTCGGTGCGTGTACATATACTTTCTAATTAACACTACTTTTGCATAGTTGCATGCGTGAAGATTATGCATGAAGAAGCATCAATGACTGACTTTTCTTCGTTCGTCGTGGTAGTCTGAGGATGATGGCATgggcgggaggaggaagaagggcatcAAGGATAAGATCAAGGAGAAGCTCCCTGGTGGCCACGGCGACCAGCAGCAGACCACTGACAACACCTACGGACAGCAAGGTCATACGGCAGGGATGGCCGGCACTGGCGGCACCTACGGCCAGCCGGGACACACCGGAATGGCCGGCACTGGGACGCATGGCACCGACGGCACCGGCGAGAAGAAGGGCATCATGGACAAGATCAAGGAGAAGCTGCCCGGACAGCACTGAGCCCGGCCCACGGCCGCTACTTGTGAAAGTTTGAGGTGCCGGTCTGGGACACCTCTGCAGAATAATAAGATGGAGATACAATAAAACTTCCTGAAATAATGTGAGTTTTAGCTCACTTGTAATGTCTGAGTTCCGAGTTTTGTGGACTTAAATATGGGTTTCTTGTATGTACCGGGACGTTTCCTCCTCTGTACTTTGATGTGTGAATTTTCTTTTGGTTGAACTGTGTATGTATTATATGCATATCATGGTATAATAAAATATATTTTGCTCTTTTACTTATGATTCTAAGTTTTCCCATGTGGCATTACAGTGCATTTGAAAATGTTTTAGGAGAACTTGAAACATTCTAGGTAATGTTTTGAAATTTTAGAAGCATTCAGAAAATAGGGTGCACCAAACATACACATAATCATCTTGGTTTTCTGAGCAATGTGCATGAAAATTGAATGATTTTTTTAAACAACTGCTTCCTCGTCTATTTCTGTTAAAGAAACGGTCAAAAAACTACTTCTCGTTGTcattttttattaaaaaaattc
This portion of the Triticum urartu cultivar G1812 unplaced genomic scaffold, Tu2.1 TuUngrouped_contig_6940, whole genome shotgun sequence genome encodes:
- the LOC125531294 gene encoding dehydrin DHN3 isoform X3, coding for MEYQGHQQHGQATNRVDEYGNPVAGHGVGTGAAAGGHFQPSREEHKAGGILQRSGSSSSSSSSEDDGMGGRRKKGIKDKIKEKLPGGHGDQQQTTDNTYGQQGHTAGMAGTGGTYGQPGHTGMAGTGTHGTDGTGEKKGIMDKIKEKLPGQH
- the LOC125531294 gene encoding dehydrin DHN3 isoform X2; this encodes MEHGQATNRIDEYGNPVAGHGVGTGLGAHGGVGTGAAAGGHFQPTREEHKAGGILQRSGSSSSSSSSEDDGMGGRRKKGIKDKIKEKLPGGHGDQQQTAGTYGQQGHTGMTGTGAHGTAATGGTHGQQGHTGVTGTGTHGTDGTGEKKGIMDKIKEKLPGQH
- the LOC125531294 gene encoding dehydrin DHN3 isoform X1 — its product is MEHGQATNRIDEYGNPVAGHGVGTGLGAHGGVGTGAAAGGHFQPTREEHKAGGILQRSGSSSSSSSSEDDGMGGRRKKGIKDKIKEKLPGGHGDQQQTAGTYGQQGHTGMTGTGAHGTAATGGTHGQQGHTGVTGTGTHGTDGTGEKKGIMDKIKEKLPGQH